In Streptomyces capitiformicae, one genomic interval encodes:
- a CDS encoding LpqB family beta-propeller domain-containing protein, producing MGADREKRGRGRTFRGRGRPVRTTTYIGLGAVLLAGCASMPDSGNMRDVQSTPRQDTQVRVFALPPGEDARPQEIVQGFLEALTSDDRNYETARKYLTGNALKTWDPQASTMVLAEAPTPYTQVTGSQPDGTEYRYELTGNKVARVDEQHAYTPVGGEYRETVHLTKVKDTQQWRIDELPQGVVLGRSDFERNYKSINKYYFTSAAQSGEPGTVADPVYVRSQADPVTQVVRDLLKGPTRWLNWVARTSFPSGTALKKGTTTLTPDDQNKLIVPLNEKADRVSDGRCTEMAAQLLFTLQDYMPTGVDEVELQGSTGAQLCVLREGQADIIASHGFGKSAEYQYFIDGEHKLVRLPERDAVSTPTPVPGALGEGDKQLRSAAVSRGEERAAGVSADGSELYVAPLTMGGTIGDPVLRSVGATAKDRLTTPSWDGRGDLWVADRDPRKPRLLVLEDGMGEPLEVRTPGLDGRIEAVRVAADGVRVALIVEKDSERSLFIGRIERDADADGTTVSIVELRSVTQDLEDVSAMSWAGDSRLVVVGREPGGVQQMRYVQVDGSTLPGPAPSALTGVEEIAASEDESQPLVAHSADGIVRLSPGAQWQTVIKEGTAPVYPG from the coding sequence GTGGGCGCTGACCGCGAAAAACGCGGCCGCGGACGTACGTTCCGCGGCCGCGGACGTCCGGTACGGACAACGACGTACATCGGCCTGGGCGCCGTACTCCTGGCCGGGTGCGCCTCGATGCCGGACAGCGGGAACATGCGCGACGTCCAGTCGACCCCGCGGCAGGACACGCAGGTGCGGGTCTTCGCGCTGCCACCCGGGGAGGACGCCCGGCCGCAGGAGATCGTGCAGGGCTTCCTGGAGGCCCTGACCAGCGACGACCGCAACTACGAGACAGCACGCAAGTACCTCACGGGCAACGCGCTGAAGACATGGGACCCGCAGGCGTCCACCATGGTCCTCGCCGAGGCGCCCACCCCCTACACCCAGGTCACGGGGAGCCAGCCGGACGGCACCGAGTACCGGTACGAGCTGACCGGCAACAAGGTCGCCCGCGTCGACGAGCAGCACGCGTACACACCCGTCGGCGGGGAGTACCGCGAGACCGTGCACCTCACCAAGGTGAAGGACACTCAGCAGTGGCGCATCGACGAGCTGCCGCAGGGCGTGGTCCTCGGCCGGTCGGACTTCGAGCGCAACTACAAGTCCATCAACAAGTACTACTTCACCTCCGCCGCGCAGTCCGGTGAGCCCGGCACGGTTGCCGACCCGGTCTACGTGCGCAGCCAGGCGGACCCGGTGACCCAGGTGGTCCGGGATCTGCTGAAGGGCCCCACCCGCTGGCTGAACTGGGTCGCGAGGACCAGCTTCCCCTCGGGTACGGCGCTGAAGAAGGGCACCACGACCCTGACGCCCGACGACCAGAACAAGCTGATCGTGCCGCTCAACGAGAAGGCCGACCGCGTCTCGGACGGCAGATGCACGGAGATGGCCGCCCAGCTCCTCTTCACCCTCCAGGACTACATGCCCACGGGCGTGGACGAGGTCGAACTGCAGGGGTCGACCGGAGCGCAGCTGTGCGTGCTCAGAGAGGGCCAGGCCGACATCATCGCCTCGCACGGGTTCGGCAAGAGCGCCGAGTACCAGTACTTCATCGACGGCGAGCACAAACTCGTACGACTGCCCGAGAGGGATGCCGTGTCCACGCCGACGCCGGTGCCCGGCGCGCTCGGCGAGGGCGACAAGCAGCTGAGGTCGGCCGCCGTGTCACGCGGCGAGGAGCGGGCCGCCGGGGTGTCGGCCGACGGCAGCGAACTGTACGTGGCGCCGCTGACGATGGGCGGGACGATCGGCGACCCGGTGCTGCGCAGCGTGGGTGCCACGGCGAAGGACCGGCTGACGACGCCCAGTTGGGACGGGCGGGGCGACCTGTGGGTGGCCGACCGTGACCCCAGGAAGCCTCGGCTGCTGGTGCTGGAGGACGGCATGGGCGAGCCGCTGGAGGTCAGGACCCCGGGGCTCGACGGGCGCATCGAGGCGGTGCGCGTGGCCGCGGACGGGGTACGGGTCGCGCTGATCGTCGAGAAGGACAGCGAGCGGTCGCTGTTCATCGGGCGGATCGAGCGGGACGCCGACGCGGACGGCACCACCGTCTCCATCGTCGAACTCCGGTCCGTGACACAGGACCTGGAGGACGTCTCGGCCATGTCGTGGGCCGGTGACAGCCGACTCGTGGTGGTCGGGCGTGAGCCCGGGGGCGTGCAGCAGATGCGCTACGTACAGGTCGACGGCTCCACCCTGCCCGGCCCGGCGCCCTCCGCCCTCACCGGCGTGGAGGAGATCGCCGCGTCCGAGGACGAGAGCCAGCCGTTGGTCGCCCACTCGGCGGACGGGATCGTCCGCCTGTCTCCGGGCGCGCAGTGGCAGACGGTGATCAAGGAGGGGACGGCGCCGGTCTATCCGGGGTGA
- the mtnA gene encoding S-methyl-5-thioribose-1-phosphate isomerase, translated as MADQHAQSGDDIRPTETPAIRWDEPPEGPVLVLLDQTRLPAEEVELVCTDAPALVEAIRSLAVRGAPLLGIAGAYGIALAAARGFDVEEAADALAGARPTAVNLAVGVRRAHAAYRAELGREGDQKQAAEAALAAARALHREDAQASERMAAHGLALLDELLPAGGHRVLTHCNTGSLVSGGEGTAFAVALAAHRVGRLRRLWVDETRPLLQGARLTAYEAARSGMAYTLLTDNAAGSLFAAGEVDAVLVGADRIAADGSVANKVGTYPLAVLARYHHVPFIVVAPVTTVDPDTPDGASIEVEQRAGHEVTEITAPQVPVAGAEAGGGIPVAPLGTQAYNPAFDVTPPELVTAIVTEEGAVSPVTADALAELCDRSRQVTI; from the coding sequence ATGGCTGATCAGCACGCGCAATCCGGCGACGACATCCGGCCGACCGAGACACCCGCGATCCGCTGGGACGAGCCACCCGAAGGCCCCGTCCTGGTCCTCCTCGACCAGACGAGGCTGCCGGCCGAAGAGGTCGAGCTGGTGTGCACGGACGCGCCCGCGCTGGTGGAGGCGATCCGTTCGCTCGCCGTGCGCGGGGCACCGCTACTGGGCATCGCGGGGGCATACGGGATCGCGCTCGCCGCCGCGCGAGGCTTCGACGTGGAGGAGGCCGCCGACGCACTCGCGGGCGCCCGGCCCACCGCGGTGAACCTCGCCGTGGGCGTGCGCCGGGCGCACGCCGCGTATCGGGCCGAACTCGGCCGCGAAGGCGATCAGAAACAGGCCGCCGAGGCCGCGCTCGCCGCCGCGCGGGCGCTGCACCGGGAGGACGCCCAGGCCAGCGAACGCATGGCCGCGCACGGGCTGGCGCTGCTCGACGAACTGCTGCCGGCTGGTGGGCACCGGGTGCTCACCCACTGCAACACCGGGTCTCTGGTGTCGGGCGGTGAGGGCACGGCGTTCGCGGTGGCCCTCGCGGCACACCGTGTGGGGCGGCTGCGCAGGCTGTGGGTGGACGAGACGCGGCCGCTGCTGCAGGGCGCCCGGCTCACCGCCTATGAGGCGGCGCGCAGCGGAATGGCGTACACCTTGCTCACGGACAACGCCGCGGGCTCACTGTTCGCGGCCGGAGAGGTGGACGCGGTACTGGTCGGGGCCGACCGGATCGCCGCCGACGGTTCGGTGGCGAACAAGGTGGGGACGTACCCGCTCGCCGTCCTGGCCCGGTACCACCACGTGCCGTTCATCGTGGTGGCGCCGGTGACGACGGTGGACCCGGACACCCCCGACGGGGCGTCCATCGAGGTGGAGCAACGCGCAGGTCATGAGGTGACCGAGATCACCGCACCCCAGGTGCCGGTGGCGGGAGCAGAAGCGGGAGGCGGTATACCGGTGGCACCCCTGGGGACACAGGCGTACAACCCGGCGTTCGACGTGACGCCGCCCGAGTTGGTGACGGCGATAGTCACCGAGGAAGGGGCCGTGTCGCCCGTGACAGCCGATGCTCTTGCGGAGCTGTGTGACAGGTCACGCCAGGTAACGATTTAG
- a CDS encoding DUF4129 domain-containing protein encodes MRLSGGVLAAVPASWRSADEPPVTLPRDPAREAAERELSKGMYHENDPSWYERAMDAFWEWLDKLFGAASAATPGGALGLAVIVLFILALIGALWWRLGTPRRTPTSSATLFDDRPRSAAEHRAAAEAQAAQGRWNQAVQERMRAIVRSLEERALLDVRPGRTADEAASEAGGALPAHADRLRAAARDFDDVTYGGRSASEGTYRRLAALDDDLEHAKPALVGSSSQSAASTTHSTRQEAAE; translated from the coding sequence GTGAGACTGTCGGGGGGAGTACTGGCCGCCGTGCCGGCCTCGTGGCGCTCGGCGGACGAGCCACCGGTCACCCTCCCGCGCGACCCCGCGCGGGAGGCGGCAGAGCGCGAGCTGTCCAAGGGGATGTACCACGAGAACGACCCCAGTTGGTACGAGCGCGCCATGGACGCCTTCTGGGAGTGGCTCGACAAACTGTTCGGCGCCGCCTCCGCCGCCACCCCGGGCGGCGCGCTCGGCCTCGCCGTCATCGTCCTGTTCATCCTGGCGCTCATCGGCGCCCTGTGGTGGCGCCTCGGCACCCCGCGCCGCACTCCCACCTCGTCCGCCACGCTCTTCGACGACCGCCCCCGCAGCGCCGCCGAACACCGCGCCGCCGCCGAGGCACAGGCCGCCCAGGGCCGTTGGAACCAGGCCGTCCAGGAACGCATGCGTGCCATCGTCCGCTCCCTGGAGGAGCGCGCCCTGCTCGACGTACGCCCCGGCCGCACCGCCGACGAAGCGGCCTCCGAGGCAGGCGGCGCGCTCCCCGCCCATGCGGACCGACTGCGCGCCGCCGCCCGGGACTTCGACGACGTCACATACGGCGGCCGATCCGCATCCGAAGGAACGTACCGCCGCCTCGCCGCCCTCGACGACGACCTGGAGCACGCCAAGCCCGCACTTGTCGGCAGCAGCTCCCAGAGCGCGGCGAGCACGACCCACAGCACCCGCCAGGAGGCCGCCGAATGA
- a CDS encoding DUF7544 domain-containing protein — translation MKDTPGWASPGSAPSDGEKPDQQGAAQPADQGGTDQPQPSDHSGADQPQPSSKWSKEQPPPAQWSNPSPQGPGQAPPPPPGAGWGGHPGQPHPGGGPYPGPGGYGTPGGYGAPGGHPGYGTPGWGGGGWGGPPPAAKPGVIPLRPLGVGEILDGAVSTMRTHWRTVLGISLTVAVVTQIAVILFQGLVLNETANSDVLNDPTATPGELTEALGETLLSTTAVLLISLLGTIIATALLTTVTSRAVLGKSVTTAEAWRDARPQLLRLFGLTFLLPLIGSVLIAVGILPGLLIVASGGGGGGALLAVLGGLGAFVLALWLLTRFSLASPALMLEKQGVFKSMNRSVKLVRGSWWRVFGIQLLAMIIANVVASIVVIPFSVAGALVDGDGVSSFLTSSGTTLGWTYLVISGIGAVIGATLTFPISAGVTVLLYVDQRIRREALDLELARAAGIQDYGSDARGTTPGS, via the coding sequence ATGAAGGACACTCCGGGCTGGGCCTCGCCCGGATCGGCCCCCTCGGACGGCGAGAAGCCGGACCAGCAGGGTGCCGCGCAGCCTGCTGACCAGGGTGGCACGGACCAGCCGCAGCCGTCGGACCACAGCGGCGCTGACCAGCCGCAGCCGTCGTCCAAGTGGTCCAAGGAGCAGCCCCCGCCCGCCCAGTGGAGCAATCCGAGCCCTCAGGGCCCCGGTCAGGCCCCGCCACCTCCGCCCGGGGCGGGCTGGGGCGGCCACCCCGGCCAACCACACCCGGGCGGCGGCCCGTACCCGGGCCCCGGCGGTTACGGCACCCCTGGCGGCTACGGGGCTCCCGGCGGCCACCCCGGTTACGGCACCCCCGGCTGGGGCGGCGGCGGTTGGGGCGGCCCCCCGCCCGCGGCCAAACCCGGTGTGATCCCGCTGCGCCCACTCGGTGTCGGCGAGATCCTCGACGGCGCGGTCTCCACCATGCGCACGCACTGGCGCACGGTCCTCGGCATCTCCCTGACCGTCGCGGTCGTCACCCAGATCGCCGTCATCCTCTTCCAGGGCCTCGTCCTGAACGAAACGGCGAACTCGGACGTCCTCAACGACCCGACCGCCACGCCCGGCGAGCTGACCGAAGCCCTGGGCGAGACACTGCTGAGCACCACCGCGGTCCTGCTGATCTCCCTGCTGGGCACGATCATCGCGACGGCCCTGCTGACGACCGTGACCAGCCGTGCCGTCCTCGGCAAGTCGGTCACCACCGCCGAGGCCTGGCGTGATGCCCGCCCGCAGCTGTTGAGGCTGTTCGGCCTGACCTTCCTGCTGCCCCTGATCGGCAGCGTGCTCATCGCCGTGGGCATCCTGCCCGGCCTCCTCATCGTCGCCTCGGGCGGGGGCGGCGGGGGCGCGCTGCTCGCCGTCCTCGGCGGACTCGGCGCTTTCGTTCTGGCCCTGTGGCTGTTGACCCGCTTCTCGCTCGCCTCGCCCGCGCTGATGCTGGAGAAGCAGGGCGTTTTCAAGTCGATGAACCGCTCCGTCAAGCTGGTGCGCGGCTCCTGGTGGCGGGTGTTCGGCATCCAGCTGCTCGCCATGATCATCGCCAATGTCGTGGCGTCGATCGTCGTGATCCCCTTCTCCGTCGCCGGCGCGCTCGTGGACGGAGACGGCGTCTCCTCGTTCCTCACCAGCAGCGGCACGACTCTCGGCTGGACGTACCTCGTCATCAGCGGCATCGGCGCGGTGATCGGAGCCACGCTCACCTTCCCGATCAGCGCCGGCGTCACGGTGCTCCTCTACGTCGACCAGCGCATCCGTCGCGAGGCCCTCGACCTCGAACTGGCCCGCGCCGCCGGCATCCAGGACTACGGCTCCGACGCCCGCGGCACGACCCCGGGGAGCTGA
- a CDS encoding DUF4350 domain-containing protein — translation MTTEATLPSTSASPTARQVWTRARGVVIGAVILLAAAVVIAVIRSGAEHGRLDPRSADPNGSRAVAELLDDQGVSTRLVTTLDEASAAAGPDTTVLVADPDRLTDSQQSRLRATTETSGGRTVLVAPDSPSVSTLAPGVGADPAPSFDSTLAPRCDLPAARRAGTADTGGVRYQVTARAADTCYPSEGLPTLVRVPAAEGGGDTVVLGAPDILYNDRLDDEGNASLALQLLGSRPHLVWYLPSLADASATDTEPRSFFDLLPSGWLWGTLQLFIAAALAALWRARRLGPLVPEKLPVAIRASETVEGRARLYRKANARDRAATALRSTTRTRLAPLVGVPVSRAHSPEALLPALSSHLHGDGQSLHALLFGPPPGDDTALIALTDQLDALEREVRRS, via the coding sequence ATGACCACCGAGGCCACGCTCCCGTCCACCTCGGCCTCGCCCACCGCCCGCCAGGTGTGGACCCGCGCGCGCGGTGTCGTCATCGGGGCGGTCATCCTCCTGGCGGCTGCCGTCGTGATCGCCGTGATCCGCTCCGGCGCCGAGCACGGCCGCCTCGACCCGCGCTCCGCCGACCCCAACGGCAGCCGTGCCGTCGCCGAACTCCTCGACGACCAGGGCGTGTCCACCCGCCTGGTCACCACCCTCGACGAGGCGAGCGCCGCGGCCGGCCCCGACACCACGGTCCTGGTCGCCGACCCGGACCGGCTGACCGACTCCCAGCAGAGCCGCCTCCGCGCGACGACCGAGACCTCCGGCGGCCGCACAGTCCTCGTCGCCCCCGACTCCCCGTCGGTGAGCACACTCGCTCCCGGCGTCGGCGCCGATCCCGCCCCGAGCTTCGACTCCACGCTCGCGCCCCGCTGCGACCTGCCCGCCGCCCGCCGCGCAGGCACCGCCGACACCGGCGGTGTCCGCTACCAGGTCACCGCCCGCGCCGCCGACACCTGCTACCCCAGCGAAGGACTGCCCACCCTGGTCCGCGTCCCGGCGGCCGAAGGGGGCGGCGACACCGTCGTACTCGGCGCCCCCGACATCCTCTACAACGACCGCCTCGACGACGAGGGCAACGCCTCCCTCGCCCTCCAACTCCTCGGCTCGCGCCCCCATCTGGTCTGGTACCTCCCCTCACTCGCCGACGCTTCGGCAACCGACACAGAACCCCGCAGCTTCTTCGACCTGCTCCCCTCCGGCTGGCTCTGGGGCACCCTGCAGCTCTTCATCGCAGCAGCCCTGGCCGCCCTCTGGCGGGCACGCCGACTCGGCCCCCTGGTGCCCGAGAAACTCCCCGTCGCGATCCGCGCCTCCGAGACCGTCGAAGGCCGCGCCCGCCTCTACCGCAAGGCGAACGCCCGCGACCGCGCGGCCACCGCTCTTCGCTCCACCACCCGCACGCGCCTCGCCCCCCTCGTAGGTGTCCCCGTCTCCCGGGCGCACTCGCCCGAGGCCCTGCTCCCCGCCCTGTCCAGCCACCTCCACGGCGACGGACAGTCCCTGCACGCCCTCCTCTTCGGCCCGCCGCCCGGCGACGACACGGCCCTCATCGCCCTCACCGACCAACTCGACGCCCTCGAAAGAGAGGTACGCCGTTCATGA
- the mtrA gene encoding two-component system response regulator MtrA codes for MMAFMKGRVLVVDDDTALAEMLGIVLRGEGFEPSFVADGDKALAAFREAKPDLVLLDLMLPGRDGIEVCRLIRAESGVPIVMLTAKSDTVDVVVGLESGADDYIVKPFKPKELVARIRARLRRSEEPAPEQLAIGDLVIDVAGHSVKRDGQSIALTPLEFDLLVALARKPWQVFTREVLLEQVWGYRHAADTRLVNVHVQRLRSKVEKDPERPEIVVTVRGVGYKAGPS; via the coding sequence ATGATGGCATTCATGAAGGGACGAGTCCTTGTCGTCGACGACGACACCGCACTGGCCGAGATGCTCGGCATTGTGCTGCGTGGTGAAGGTTTTGAGCCGTCTTTCGTAGCCGACGGCGACAAGGCGCTGGCCGCGTTCCGTGAGGCCAAACCCGATCTTGTGCTGCTCGATCTGATGCTGCCGGGCCGGGACGGTATCGAGGTGTGCCGCCTGATCAGGGCGGAGTCCGGGGTACCGATCGTGATGCTCACGGCGAAGAGCGACACCGTGGATGTGGTGGTCGGCCTCGAGTCGGGCGCGGACGACTACATCGTCAAGCCGTTCAAGCCGAAGGAACTGGTCGCCCGGATCCGGGCGCGTCTGCGCAGGTCGGAGGAGCCGGCTCCCGAGCAGCTCGCCATAGGAGACCTGGTCATCGACGTGGCCGGGCACTCCGTGAAGCGGGACGGGCAGTCGATCGCGCTGACACCGCTGGAGTTCGACCTGCTGGTCGCGCTGGCCCGCAAGCCGTGGCAGGTGTTCACCCGTGAGGTCCTGCTGGAGCAGGTCTGGGGATACCGCCACGCGGCGGACACCCGTCTGGTGAACGTTCATGTGCAGCGGCTGCGCTCCAAGGTCGAGAAGGACCCCGAGCGGCCGGAGATCGTGGTGACCGTACGTGGCGTCGGATACAAGGCAGGACCCAGCTGA
- the mtrB gene encoding MtrAB system histidine kinase MtrB — protein MSGDSAASAPGQPGTRAERPVGRKTPGSRWGRFLEGGLLQGGVQGSPVLRLFMRWVRRPLLPVMRLWRRNIQLRIVVTTLLMSLSVVLLLGFVVIGQVRNGLLDAKVKASQSQATGGFTVAEQRADSAASAGGNEAGELNGDNVQNVVEWMTNLVASLSSGGQGAFDVVTLSPASADGDTGGLGPRVSGGVKWDLSVPVELRERVDDGTGPVQSYTRIHYDNGQESQPGLIIGKQVSDPNSNPYQLYYLFPLTQEEKSLSLIKGTLATAGLFVVVLLGAIAWLVVRQVVTPVRMAAGIAERLSAGRLQERMKVSGEDDIARLGEAFNKMAQNLQLKIQQLEDLSRMQRRFVSDVSHELRTPLTTVRMAADVIHDARVDFDPVTARSAELLADQLDRFESLLADLLEISRFDAGAAALEAEPIDLRDVVRKVVSGAEPLAERKGTRIRVLGDQQPVVAEADARRVERVLRNLVVNAVEHGEGNDVVVKLAAAGGAVAVAVRDYGVGLKPGEATRVFSRFWRADPARARTTGGTGLGLSIALEDARLHGGWLQAWGEPGGGSQFRLTLPRTADEPLRGSPIPLEPKDSRRNRGLAGAGLPSGGSGKLATVPVQAGEHGAARTALGPRPGAGHVPTADPTALPGNGARVVPRPTAPPPAQRADDDAGHTEERPSENGSEHSEQQHEQGEAFRGR, from the coding sequence ATGTCCGGGGACAGTGCCGCTTCGGCGCCCGGCCAGCCGGGGACCCGCGCGGAGCGGCCTGTCGGCCGGAAGACGCCGGGCTCCCGCTGGGGGCGTTTCCTCGAGGGCGGGCTGCTGCAGGGCGGAGTCCAGGGCAGCCCGGTCCTGAGGCTGTTCATGCGCTGGGTGCGCCGTCCGCTGCTGCCCGTGATGCGGCTGTGGCGGCGCAACATCCAGCTCAGGATCGTCGTCACCACCCTGCTGATGTCGCTCAGCGTCGTCCTGCTGCTGGGCTTCGTCGTCATCGGCCAGGTCCGCAACGGACTGCTCGACGCCAAGGTCAAGGCCTCCCAGAGCCAGGCCACCGGCGGATTCACCGTTGCCGAGCAGCGGGCCGACAGCGCGGCGAGTGCCGGCGGCAACGAGGCCGGGGAGCTGAACGGCGACAACGTACAGAACGTCGTCGAGTGGATGACCAACCTCGTGGCGTCCCTCTCCAGCGGCGGTCAGGGCGCCTTCGACGTCGTCACGCTCAGCCCCGCCTCCGCGGACGGCGACACCGGCGGCCTCGGACCACGCGTCTCCGGAGGCGTGAAATGGGACCTCAGCGTGCCCGTGGAACTCCGCGAACGCGTCGACGACGGCACCGGCCCCGTCCAGAGCTACACCCGGATCCACTACGACAACGGCCAGGAATCCCAGCCGGGCCTGATCATCGGCAAACAGGTCAGCGACCCCAACAGCAACCCGTACCAGCTCTACTACCTCTTCCCGCTCACCCAGGAGGAGAAGTCCCTCAGCCTCATCAAGGGCACCCTGGCGACGGCCGGACTGTTCGTCGTCGTACTCCTCGGCGCCATCGCCTGGCTCGTCGTACGGCAGGTCGTCACACCCGTACGGATGGCGGCAGGGATCGCCGAGCGGCTGTCCGCCGGGCGCCTGCAGGAACGGATGAAGGTCAGCGGCGAGGACGACATCGCACGGCTCGGCGAGGCCTTCAACAAGATGGCCCAGAACCTGCAGCTGAAGATCCAGCAGCTGGAGGACCTGTCGCGGATGCAGCGCCGGTTCGTCTCCGACGTGTCGCACGAACTGCGCACCCCGCTGACGACCGTACGCATGGCCGCGGACGTCATCCACGACGCGCGCGTCGACTTCGACCCGGTGACCGCACGCTCGGCCGAACTGCTCGCCGACCAGCTGGACCGGTTCGAGTCACTGCTCGCGGACCTGCTGGAGATCAGCCGGTTCGACGCGGGCGCGGCGGCCCTGGAGGCCGAGCCGATAGACCTGCGTGACGTCGTACGGAAGGTCGTCAGCGGGGCCGAGCCGCTCGCCGAACGCAAGGGCACACGCATACGGGTCCTCGGCGACCAGCAGCCGGTCGTCGCCGAGGCCGACGCCCGACGTGTGGAGCGCGTGCTGCGCAACCTCGTCGTCAACGCCGTCGAACACGGCGAGGGCAACGACGTCGTGGTCAAGCTGGCGGCGGCCGGCGGCGCGGTCGCGGTCGCGGTCCGCGACTACGGCGTAGGACTCAAACCGGGCGAGGCGACCCGGGTGTTCAGCCGCTTCTGGCGGGCCGACCCCGCACGCGCGCGTACCACCGGCGGCACGGGCCTCGGGCTGTCCATCGCCCTGGAGGACGCGCGGCTGCACGGTGGCTGGCTCCAGGCCTGGGGCGAACCGGGCGGCGGTTCCCAGTTCCGGCTCACGCTGCCGCGCACCGCGGACGAGCCGCTGCGCGGGTCCCCGATACCCCTGGAGCCGAAGGACTCCCGGCGCAATCGCGGACTCGCCGGCGCCGGCCTGCCCTCCGGCGGCAGCGGCAAACTCGCCACGGTGCCCGTCCAGGCCGGTGAGCACGGGGCCGCCAGGACGGCCCTAGGGCCCAGGCCGGGCGCCGGACACGTCCCCACGGCCGACCCGACGGCACTGCCCGGCAACGGCGCGCGCGTAGTGCCCCGCCCCACGGCACCGCCGCCCGCACAGCGGGCCGACGACGACGCGGGCCACACCGAGGAGCGGCCGTCCGAGAACGGCTCGGAGCACTCGGAGCAGCAGCACGAGCAGGGGGAGGCATTCCGTGGGCGCTGA